Proteins from one Xanthobacter autotrophicus Py2 genomic window:
- a CDS encoding transposase IS116/IS110/IS902 family protein (PFAM: transposase IS111A/IS1328/IS1533; transposase IS116/IS110/IS902 family protein~KEGG: mlo:mll9195 transposase), which produces MNEDSVVYVGVDVAKAKHAIAVAESGRSGEVRYVGEIETTSAAVERFVRKLAHKHPRLHFCYEAGPTGYGLYRQLVALGHACEVVAPSLIPKRPGEHVKTNRRDAVTLARLLRAGELKGIWVPDAVHEAVRDLVRAREAAGEDLRKKRQQLQSFLLRHGRTFTGRKAWSPAHSRWLAAQKFEHPAQQIVFQDQVDVIADASKRLERLDAQLVELVPTWSMAPVVAAYQALRGVSFVVAVTFVSEVGDVRRFDSPRQLMAFLGLVPSERSTGETVRRGGLTLAGNRRARRVLVEGAWSYRHPARVTETIRVRLEGLPKEVREIAWKAQTRLCARYRRMTAAGKKAPIVIAAIAREMAAFLWAISRQVEPVR; this is translated from the coding sequence ATGAACGAGGATAGCGTGGTTTACGTCGGTGTCGATGTGGCAAAGGCCAAGCACGCAATCGCAGTTGCAGAGAGCGGACGCAGCGGCGAGGTGCGGTATGTCGGTGAGATCGAGACGACCTCGGCGGCCGTCGAGCGGTTCGTCCGAAAGCTCGCCCACAAGCATCCTCGGCTGCACTTCTGCTACGAAGCTGGCCCGACCGGCTACGGGCTCTATCGCCAGCTTGTTGCGCTCGGCCATGCCTGTGAGGTTGTGGCGCCCTCGCTGATCCCCAAGCGACCGGGCGAGCACGTCAAGACCAACCGACGCGACGCCGTCACCTTGGCCCGGCTCCTGCGGGCAGGAGAGCTCAAGGGGATCTGGGTTCCGGACGCGGTGCATGAGGCGGTCCGCGATCTGGTGCGGGCGCGTGAGGCCGCTGGGGAGGATCTGCGCAAGAAGCGTCAGCAGCTCCAATCGTTTCTGCTCCGCCACGGGCGGACGTTCACCGGCCGCAAGGCCTGGAGCCCCGCTCATTCGCGCTGGTTGGCGGCCCAGAAGTTCGAGCATCCGGCTCAGCAGATCGTGTTCCAGGATCAGGTCGACGTGATCGCTGATGCGAGCAAGCGGCTTGAGCGGCTGGATGCGCAGCTCGTCGAGCTCGTGCCCACCTGGTCTATGGCTCCTGTGGTGGCGGCCTATCAGGCGCTGCGTGGGGTATCGTTCGTAGTTGCCGTCACGTTCGTCAGCGAAGTCGGTGACGTTCGCCGGTTCGACAGTCCCCGCCAGCTCATGGCCTTCCTTGGCCTCGTGCCGTCCGAGCGCTCCACCGGTGAGACCGTCAGGCGCGGTGGTCTGACACTCGCAGGCAATCGGCGCGCCCGGCGCGTGCTCGTCGAAGGGGCTTGGAGTTACCGCCACCCCGCTCGTGTGACCGAGACCATCCGGGTTCGGCTCGAGGGCTTGCCCAAAGAGGTGCGGGAGATCGCCTGGAAGGCGCAGACCCGGCTCTGTGCCCGTTATCGGCGGATGACGGCCGCCGGCAAGAAGGCGCCGATCGTGATCGCGGCGATCGCACGCGAGATGGCAGCGTTCTTGTGGGCCATCAGTCGACAGGTCGAGCCGGTCCGGTGA
- a CDS encoding ABC transporter related (PFAM: ABC transporter related~SMART: AAA ATPase~KEGG: mma:MM1360 ABC transporter, ATP-binding protein) — protein sequence MSKLEYENVSKQFLTTRGKSVVALKDFNLTVEAGEFVCLLGKSGCGKTTVLRMTAGLDSSTSGLITLNGKGITDPDPKVGIVFQEDRLFPWRTIQRNVEFGLELAGVNRQGRTEKALHYLDLVGLSGFANSHPHELSGGMKQRASIARALVNEPEILLMDEPFGALDAQTRQQMQEELMRICANEQRTVMFVTHSVDEAVFLGDKVVVLTPSPGRIAEIVEIDAPRPRDRTAPEVIQYVRRIMAYF from the coding sequence ATGTCCAAGTTGGAGTATGAAAATGTCAGCAAGCAGTTCCTGACGACGAGAGGAAAATCGGTCGTCGCGCTCAAGGATTTTAACTTGACTGTGGAGGCAGGGGAATTTGTTTGCCTGTTGGGGAAAAGCGGCTGTGGTAAGACGACCGTTCTGCGCATGACCGCCGGGCTGGATTCGTCAACGAGCGGGTTGATCACGCTCAATGGAAAAGGAATAACCGATCCAGATCCCAAGGTCGGAATTGTGTTTCAAGAGGACAGATTGTTTCCCTGGCGGACCATTCAAAGGAATGTGGAGTTCGGTCTGGAACTGGCAGGCGTGAACAGGCAGGGAAGAACCGAGAAAGCCCTACATTATCTGGATCTGGTCGGGCTGTCTGGATTTGCCAACTCCCATCCGCATGAATTGTCCGGTGGAATGAAGCAAAGAGCGTCTATTGCACGTGCGCTGGTCAATGAACCGGAGATCCTGCTTATGGACGAACCATTCGGTGCGCTTGATGCTCAAACTCGCCAGCAAATGCAGGAAGAGTTGATGCGGATCTGCGCGAACGAGCAGCGGACTGTGATGTTTGTTACCCATAGCGTGGACGAAGCTGTCTTTCTTGGCGACAAGGTGGTGGTGCTCACGCCGTCTCCGGGTCGGATAGCGGAAATCGTTGAGATCGATGCACCGCGACCACGGGACCGCACCGCCCCCGAGGTGATTCAGTATGTTCGAAGAATCATGGCCTATTTTTAG
- a CDS encoding binding-protein-dependent transport systems inner membrane component (PFAM: binding-protein-dependent transport systems inner membrane component~KEGG: rci:RCIX445 putative ABC-type sulfonate import system, permease component), whose amino-acid sequence MDGIHHVILRLFQIFVLLALWQSVKLMTDSVLFPSPAGVFAAFWQIVTRGDVQGNTLQWNLWVSLVRVMYGFLWALITGIPLGILLGLSARTYGWLKVIVEPARFVPPLAWVPVATIFLSGNARYTFIIWLGAFFPILLASMGGVHNVERSLWEVGETLGGNRWQLVWKIVLPSSAPTIAAGARLGLGIGWACIVAAEMIGGASVGIGSMIYNYGELIRVDAVIVGIIAIGFLGYFLNEVFLAFERYLFPWQKSIKL is encoded by the coding sequence ATGGATGGAATCCATCACGTGATTCTTAGATTATTTCAAATATTTGTGCTGCTGGCGCTGTGGCAATCGGTCAAACTCATGACCGATTCCGTTTTGTTTCCGTCACCCGCAGGCGTCTTTGCAGCATTCTGGCAGATAGTGACGCGGGGCGATGTTCAGGGGAATACCCTACAGTGGAATCTCTGGGTTAGCTTAGTCAGAGTTATGTACGGCTTCTTGTGGGCTCTGATTACGGGGATTCCTCTCGGGATTCTCCTGGGCCTATCGGCTCGGACCTACGGATGGCTGAAGGTCATTGTTGAACCAGCCCGTTTTGTTCCGCCTCTAGCCTGGGTTCCGGTGGCGACCATTTTTCTCAGCGGCAACGCGAGATACACCTTCATTATTTGGCTGGGCGCGTTTTTCCCTATTCTGCTGGCGTCCATGGGGGGAGTGCACAATGTGGAACGTTCATTGTGGGAAGTGGGTGAGACGCTCGGAGGCAACCGGTGGCAGTTGGTTTGGAAGATTGTGCTGCCGTCGAGCGCTCCCACAATCGCAGCGGGAGCGCGGCTGGGACTCGGTATAGGTTGGGCATGTATTGTTGCCGCGGAAATGATCGGCGGTGCGTCGGTCGGAATCGGAAGCATGATCTACAATTATGGTGAATTAATCAGGGTCGACGCTGTAATCGTTGGGATTATCGCGATTGGATTTCTTGGATATTTTCTGAACGAGGTCTTTCTGGCGTTCGAACGGTATTTGTTTCCCTGGCAAAAGAGCATCAAGCTTTGA
- a CDS encoding ABC-type nitrate/sulfonate/bicarbonate transport systems periplasmic components-like protein (KEGG: rci:RCIX447 putative ABC-type sulfonate import system, periplasmic component), which produces MRIISRRRLVFLASAFLGLVSTTYHAVYAEGKQPTPREPLKLNVGFNIGSLNREVFLETGLRKGFFKKCGLDLETKGYAVGGLIIQDLVGGHLDVGLAGISPSLAGVAQGGDIVIVSSQAKNDAPLVVLDSIKSLKDLDGKNVGTPGVSSIQETLLNYLEKKNGFKTKHIYGPPTKLINDLEKGEIVGIVAWEPVAAQAVSKLKAKYLLDTVVDGAEASMVTVSGKLLRDNPAAVRNLLIATNETREYIKTHLDEVMQVAAEKTGIPADVIKDGVKRSQLYISPLAINMDSVRLIVEADIAGGKLHNIDQAGMEQFIQKAIHESHLKTALTATCSP; this is translated from the coding sequence ATGAGAATAATTAGCCGGCGCCGATTGGTCTTTCTAGCATCCGCGTTCCTGGGTTTGGTTTCGACGACCTATCACGCTGTCTATGCGGAGGGAAAGCAACCAACCCCACGAGAGCCGCTGAAGCTGAACGTTGGATTCAATATTGGCTCGCTCAATCGTGAAGTGTTTCTTGAAACCGGTTTGCGCAAGGGGTTCTTCAAGAAATGCGGTCTGGACCTCGAAACCAAGGGATATGCGGTCGGAGGGCTGATCATTCAGGACCTGGTCGGAGGTCATCTGGATGTCGGGCTGGCGGGAATTTCTCCATCGCTCGCTGGAGTTGCCCAAGGCGGAGATATTGTCATCGTTTCTTCGCAGGCGAAGAATGACGCGCCGCTGGTGGTCCTGGACTCGATCAAGTCATTGAAGGATCTGGATGGCAAAAATGTCGGGACACCCGGAGTCTCCAGCATTCAAGAGACCTTGCTCAACTATCTGGAGAAGAAGAACGGATTCAAAACCAAACATATTTATGGCCCGCCGACGAAATTGATCAATGACCTGGAGAAAGGGGAAATCGTCGGCATCGTCGCCTGGGAGCCCGTTGCCGCTCAGGCAGTTTCGAAATTGAAAGCGAAATATCTCTTGGATACGGTCGTTGACGGTGCCGAGGCGTCCATGGTGACGGTTTCGGGCAAGTTGCTGCGCGACAATCCGGCCGCCGTGAGGAATCTGCTGATAGCAACGAATGAAACAAGAGAATACATCAAGACTCATCTTGATGAAGTGATGCAGGTCGCCGCCGAGAAAACCGGCATTCCCGCCGATGTCATCAAGGACGGGGTCAAGCGTTCACAATTGTACATCTCTCCGCTGGCCATCAACATGGACAGCGTTCGTCTGATCGTCGAGGCCGACATAGCCGGCGGCAAACTCCACAATATCGATCAGGCGGGGATGGAACAATTCATACAGAAGGCGATCCACGAGAGTCATCTCAAGACGGCGCTCACCGCGACCTGCTCCCCCTGA
- a CDS encoding FAD-dependent pyridine nucleotide-disulphide oxidoreductase (PFAM: FAD-dependent pyridine nucleotide-disulphide oxidoreductase; pyridine nucleotide-disulphide oxidoreductase dimerisation region~KEGG: rxy:Rxyl_2921 FAD-dependent pyridine nucleotide-disulphide oxidoreductase), giving the protein MSDRLVIVGGVAAGAKAAATARRRNPAANILVLQQETDVSYSSCGLPYHLAAPEEIPRSRLVARTSETFRADGIDMRTRHRVEEIDAKQAIVTIRDLNSARRYTESYDKLLIATGAEASRLKTAASLTAPPIVQLRTLADADHLVTCLTGVRKLVILGGGYIGLEMAEAACKLGLDVALVEMAPRVIPSFDEAVARMVEAMLRKHGVELFTGARVVELDRGHVVLDNGVRIQTDMVLAATGVRPCTALATAAGVDLGSTGAIAVSPQMTTNVEHVYAAGDCVESRHVLTDRPVWMPLGDVANRQGRVAGINMAGGHASFPGVLGTAIFKVFELAVARTGLGLAEASAASFFPVRETIRMPSRARYIRESKTLQLHLTVDQHSGRVLGCEAVGEDAVDKTIDIMAAAIWGKLTAADLFDLDLAYAPPFSPVLAPVQAAGEVLNKAISTTRLSAEPSVSRDTP; this is encoded by the coding sequence ATGTCCGACCGATTGGTTATTGTCGGCGGCGTGGCGGCGGGGGCGAAGGCAGCCGCCACCGCTCGCCGCAGGAATCCCGCCGCGAACATCCTGGTGCTGCAGCAGGAGACCGATGTCTCGTATTCGTCTTGTGGCCTGCCCTATCACCTTGCCGCACCAGAGGAGATCCCGCGCAGCCGGTTGGTCGCCAGAACGTCGGAGACCTTCAGGGCCGACGGGATCGACATGCGAACCCGCCATCGCGTCGAGGAAATCGACGCGAAGCAGGCGATCGTTACGATTCGTGATCTGAACTCGGCGCGACGTTACACCGAGTCCTACGACAAGCTCCTGATCGCGACCGGGGCAGAGGCGTCCCGGTTGAAAACAGCGGCGTCGCTGACCGCGCCCCCAATTGTCCAACTTCGCACGCTGGCGGATGCCGACCATCTAGTGACGTGTCTGACCGGCGTCCGCAAGCTGGTCATCCTGGGCGGGGGTTATATCGGACTGGAGATGGCCGAGGCGGCCTGCAAGCTGGGGCTGGATGTCGCGCTCGTCGAGATGGCGCCGCGGGTGATCCCGAGCTTCGACGAAGCGGTCGCGCGGATGGTCGAGGCGATGCTGCGCAAGCACGGCGTCGAACTTTTCACCGGAGCGCGGGTCGTCGAACTCGACCGCGGGCATGTGGTGCTGGACAACGGCGTTCGGATCCAGACCGATATGGTCTTGGCAGCGACGGGTGTGCGCCCATGCACCGCGCTGGCGACCGCAGCGGGAGTCGATCTCGGCTCAACCGGAGCTATTGCCGTATCGCCGCAGATGACGACGAACGTAGAGCACGTCTACGCGGCAGGAGACTGCGTCGAATCGCGCCATGTTCTGACCGATCGCCCTGTGTGGATGCCGCTCGGCGACGTCGCCAACCGCCAGGGTCGGGTCGCCGGCATCAACATGGCCGGCGGTCACGCCTCCTTTCCGGGGGTGCTCGGAACGGCGATTTTCAAGGTATTCGAACTCGCTGTCGCAAGAACCGGCCTCGGACTCGCCGAAGCATCGGCGGCCAGCTTCTTCCCGGTCCGTGAAACCATTCGGATGCCCAGTCGCGCGCGCTATATCCGCGAGTCAAAGACGCTGCAGCTTCATCTGACCGTGGATCAGCATTCGGGAAGGGTCCTCGGTTGCGAGGCGGTGGGCGAGGACGCGGTCGACAAGACCATCGACATCATGGCCGCGGCGATTTGGGGAAAGCTGACCGCGGCCGACCTGTTCGACCTGGACCTGGCCTATGCGCCGCCGTTTTCTCCGGTGCTCGCTCCGGTGCAGGCGGCGGGCGAAGTTCTGAACAAGGCGATCTCGACGACTCGACTATCAGCCGAGCCATCGGTCTCGCGCGACACGCCTTGA